Proteins from a genomic interval of Lysobacter arenosi:
- a CDS encoding thioredoxin family protein — protein sequence MNVIKPILTALCMSVLAVACTPGASAADPVPGTSISPAPLAPEFQGINHWINSAPLTMSQLRGKVVLVDFWTYSCINCVHVIPHVKELHQRYKDQGLVVVGVHTPEYGFEKIRGNVEDAVKRFGIEYPVAQDNGYETWEAYNNRYWPALYLIDREGHVVYHHFGEGNYAETEAKVRSLLKAK from the coding sequence ATGAACGTGATCAAGCCCATCCTCACCGCCCTTTGCATGAGCGTGCTTGCCGTCGCCTGCACGCCGGGTGCCAGCGCCGCTGATCCCGTGCCGGGCACCAGCATCTCCCCCGCGCCGTTGGCTCCGGAATTCCAGGGCATCAACCACTGGATCAACAGCGCCCCGCTGACCATGTCGCAGCTGCGCGGCAAGGTGGTCCTGGTCGATTTCTGGACCTACTCGTGCATCAACTGCGTGCACGTCATCCCGCATGTGAAAGAGTTGCACCAGCGCTACAAGGACCAGGGCCTGGTCGTCGTCGGCGTGCATACGCCCGAGTACGGCTTCGAGAAGATCCGCGGCAATGTCGAAGACGCCGTGAAGCGTTTCGGCATCGAGTACCCGGTGGCGCAGGACAACGGCTACGAAACCTGGGAGGCGTATAACAACCGCTACTGGCCGGCGCTCTACCTGATCGACCGGGAAGGGCACGTGGTGTACCACCACTTCGGTGAAGGCAACTACGCCGAAACCGAAGCCAAGGTACGCAGCCTCCTGAAGGCAAAATAA
- a CDS encoding cytochrome c biogenesis CcdA family protein, translating into MTAHALAPMVEFALAGAAGVATILSPCILPVLPIVLATSSGRSRFEPALIIAGFVSMFAASGILIGALASSSGELQQAIRTGSIWILLLAGLACLWPAPFNWLVARVQQWRSARAGASPPRPQRTGGVAALLVGASLGLASTPCAGPILASVLSLAASSQAPGKATSLLAVYAVGAGLPMLAIAYGGKWITSRLSFLNRRAELFRRVFGAIAIAVAVLQLFQYDVLFSAWATQWLPSVSTGL; encoded by the coding sequence ATGACCGCGCATGCCCTCGCGCCCATGGTCGAGTTCGCGCTTGCCGGTGCAGCAGGCGTCGCGACGATCCTCTCGCCCTGCATCCTGCCGGTGCTGCCGATCGTGCTGGCCACCAGCAGCGGTCGCAGCCGGTTCGAGCCGGCGCTGATCATCGCCGGCTTCGTGAGCATGTTCGCGGCCAGCGGAATCCTGATCGGGGCGTTGGCTTCGTCCTCCGGTGAACTGCAGCAGGCGATCCGCACCGGCTCGATCTGGATCCTGCTCCTTGCCGGCCTCGCCTGCCTGTGGCCTGCACCGTTCAATTGGCTGGTCGCCCGCGTGCAGCAGTGGCGTTCGGCGCGAGCCGGTGCTTCGCCGCCGCGTCCGCAACGCACGGGCGGCGTTGCGGCGCTCCTCGTGGGTGCCTCGCTCGGCCTGGCCTCGACGCCGTGCGCGGGGCCGATCCTCGCCTCGGTGCTGTCGCTGGCGGCCAGCTCGCAGGCGCCGGGCAAGGCCACTTCGTTGCTCGCCGTGTATGCCGTCGGCGCCGGCCTGCCGATGCTCGCCATCGCTTATGGCGGGAAATGGATTACCTCGCGCCTTTCCTTCCTCAACCGTCGTGCCGAGCTGTTCCGTCGTGTGTTCGGCGCCATCGCGATCGCCGTCGCCGTGCTCCAGCTCTTCCAGTACGACGTCCTGTTCTCCGCCTGGGCCACGCAGTGGCTCCCTTCAGTCTCAACAGGTCTATAA